Below is a window of Picosynechococcus sp. PCC 7002 DNA.
TTTCCCCTGATTTTTACGAACTCCAGGACGCTTATTAAGGTCTACCGAACAGCATTGACGGCTTGGAATTTGTTGTGGCACCTCCTAGATGGGGGTGTTTTTTTATTTTGTAGCTTGGGGGAGACTACAACATTTTCTGAACTTTTGGGTCAGTGGCCCAACGGCGTTGCCTACCATTTGAAAGAAAACTCCTGAGAATTTAGAGATAGCAATGGGTATCAAAAAGGCGATCGCCACTTTTTTTATTAGCACAGCACTTTTTCCCCTAGGCTTCAGCAATAGTGCCCAGGCCGAGGTCGCAACTCTAGAATTTGATTACGAAACCCCCGATCACTCTGGAAGTATTACCAGCCAGGGAGTAACGGCGAATCTCAGCTATGCCGAACAAACCAATCCAGAGGGCTGGAGCAACTATGTTCCGACCTTGACTATTCAGGTGGATGAGCGAGAAGTGTTACGGCGGACAGAAGACAGTTCCTTTATGATGTACAGCCTGGTGCAAATCGCGGAGATGGATCCTAATAATGACTTCCCAGAGGTGATTTTTTCCCAATATTCCGGTGGTGCCCATTGCTGTGCCATGGTGCAAATTTTTACCCACAATCCCGACAACAATACCTGGGAAGTGGTCGATTTAGGGGCCTTTGATGGGGGGCCAATTCCCGTCGAAGATCCCGATGGCAATGGTATTTATGAATATGTCACCAGTGATAATCGGTTTCTCTATCGCTACAGCAGCTATGCTGGCAGTTTTCCGCCCGTGCAAGTTTGGCAGCTAGACGGTTTAACTTTACAGGATGTCTCCCAAGAAGAACGGTTTTACCCCCTCCACCGGGAACGACTCCAAGCGATGTGGGCCGCGATTCAAAATGCAGAAACAGAAGGCTATGAAGTGAATGGGATGCTGGCGGGCTATGTGGCGACAAAGGCCATCCTCGGTGAAACCCAAGCGGGCTGGAATTTAATGCTCAATCGCTACGACAGAATCAGTGATTGGGGCCTCGAAGAATGCCGGGGCAATTTTGACGATCAGGGCAATTGTGAAGGAGGCTTGTTGACCTATGATTCTTTCCCCGCAGCCCTCAAAGACTTCCTAGAAGAAGCAAATTATTTAACAGCAGGAGAAATCAAGTAATTTTTCTGGGAAAAACTCACGGTAAATATTTAATATAAGCGAGGTCACAGCGGGCGGTTTCGACATCGGTAATCGGTTGATAGCCTTGGCTTTCATAGAGTTGAACCGCTTCCTTGAGAACAGTGACAGTTTCGATCCAGATTTCTGCAAAGCCCCGGTTGGCGATCGCCTTTTCGAGTTCCTCCAGGAGATATTTTCCTAAACCCTGGCCCCGCACTTCAGGCAGAAGATACATTTTACGGATTTCGACGGCCTTGTTGCCTTTGGGAATGGGGTAGTAGGCGGCGGTGCCGACAATGGTTCCGGCCTGCTCGATAACCCAAAATTCACCACCCTGCTGCCAATAATAGGTTTCGATATTAAATAATTCCTCGTCGGCTCCTTCCGGTTCCCAGGGTAAACCGTACTCTTTTAAAACCTGTTCAATGACCTTGGCCGCATCGGCGCGATCGCCTGGTTGCCAATCCCGTACCCAAAATTTATCTCGCCAAACTTGATCCATGGTGCAAAGCCTTAACCTGAGGCGAAGCTATTATGCCATGGTTTTTATTGATCGCTCTGGAGCTTAATAATCGCGGCCTCGATATTTACGGGTTTTGGGGGCAGGGGCTTCCGGTGGTGGTGAGGCAACAGTCGGCGTGGGCGGTTTTAGTTCAGGTGTATTTGAAGACACGGCAGGGGGAGCAACGGGAAATTCTTGACCCGCTTCTAGCTCCCGTTTCAGTTCCATGATGCAGGTGACGAGGGTATTGTTGACGATGTTGATATTTCCCAGTACCTTGGCGACGGTTTTGAGGCCACTGACGGCTTCGATCGCAATGCTATTGAGATCAAATTGAGGTAAAAGATCCGCTGCTCCATTGGCGATCGCCGTTTCTCGATCTGCCGGGGCCACCTTACGGGTTTGGGCCGCAATTAAAATCACTGGAATCGGTTGCTCAAAGCTTTGCATCCACTGGCAAAATTTCGCCGTATCAAAGCTGGGTAGTTGTTGCTCTAATAAAATCAAGTTGGGTAAAGATTGTTGGGCCGCCGCCAAATCCAGGAGCTCTCCCTGCAGATCAACGCTGAAGGGCAAGATCACAGACTGTAGCCCTTGGGAATGGAGGATTTTTTCCCAGATGTTCCCCTGCAACTCCGCTTGATGGAGAATCACGATTTTATCGGCAATGTTCATCAGCATTGGTTTTTATGAATATCCATAGGGGTGTGCGGAGGGGCGATCGCCACAGGGTAGAAACCCAAGTGATGCAACGGATATGACTCAACGGCCGCTGAGGGCTTGGTGGGTAACAACATCCCCTGGGGAGATACAGCTCATTAAAAATTATCCTTGAGTCCAAGGTTCATCTTAAGGAGTATAAATTTTTTTCTTAGTGACGAAAGCTACATTTTGCGCGGCTTTAATGACGTAATACAAGATTATTACGGCAATACACTCATGGACCATAATTATGGGTTCTTCATTTTTATTTTGCTATGACTTTTTCATTTGATTCGTGGTTTCGGGGGCTTTCCCCTCGGCTTAGCTACCCATTTCGCCGCCAGGGCCGCTTATTGCTTTTGGCCTGTATGTTACCGCTCCTTTGGCAGGGGGTGGCGATCGCCCAAGGGAGCCTTGGTGAAATTCCCCCAGCCGTTCAGGTCACCCTAGATACCCTCTGGGTGGTTTTCGCGGCGATGCTCGTGTTCTTTATGAATGCGGGGTTTGCAATGTTAGAAAGCGGCTTTTGTCGGGCGAAAAATACCGTCAATATTTTGGCGAAAAACCTAATTGTCTTTGCCCTTTCGAGTCTTGCTTTTTGGGCGATCGGTTTTGCCCTGATGTTTGGCGATGGCAATGCCGTTTTAGGCTGGAATGGCTTTTTTCTTACTGGGGCAGATAATAGTCCCCTCACAGGTTCGGCCTACAGTGGGATTTTTTCGTCCCTAAGCTGGGCGGGGATTCCCCTTTACACCAAGTTTTTCTTCCAATTGGCCTTTGCGGGAACGGCGGCCACCATCGTTTCTGGGGCCGTGGCGGAACGGATTAAGTTTGCTTCTTTCGTGATTTTTAGCCTGTTCTTAGTGGGATTTTCCTATGGTATTACCGGCCACTGGGTTTGGGGGGGCGGTTGGTTAGCGACCCTCGGGTTCTATGATTTTGCCGGATCAACGGTGGTACATTCGGTGGGCGGTTGGGCTGCTTTGATGGGGGTGATCCTCTTGGGGCCACGCCTCGAAAAATTTGCTGGCGATCGCATCAATGCCATTCCGGGTCACAACATGAGTACCGCCACTTTAGGGGGATTAATCCTCTGGTTGGGTTGGTTTGGGTTTAACCCAGGTTCCACGATGGCCGCTGATCCCGATGCCATTAGCCACATCATCGTTACGACCAATATGGCTGCTGCCGCTGGGGCGATCGCCGCGACCATTACCTCCTGGATTCAATTTGGGAAACCAGACCTTTCGATGATCATTAACGGTGTCCTGGCTGGGTTGGTGGGGATTACTGCCGCCTGTGCCTATGTGAATGTTCCTTCGGCCATCGTGATCGGGGCGATCGCCGGGGTGATCGTGGTTTTTTCGGTGCTGACCTTCGAGGGTTTACGCTTTGATGACCCCGTTGGTGCTCTCTCGGTACATCTCGTCTGTGGTATTTGGGGCACCCTGGCCGTGGGCTTATTCAGTGTGGGGGGTGATATTTACCCTTGGTACGCCGCCGATGCTGGCCCCAGCGCCGGATTATTATTCGGGGGTGGTGTTGCCCAACTGCTCAGTCAATTTATTGGTGTTGTCGTGGTTGGTATGTTTACCGCTGGCTTTAGCTTTGCCATCTGGTTAGTCCTAGAACTGAGTATGGGCCTCCGGGTGAGCAAAGAAGAGGAACTAGAAGGTCTCGATATTGGTGAACATGGTATGGAAGCGTACCACCGCTTCTTCCGGGAATAATCTCAGCACCTCCTTTCCTTAGGGACTCACCCGCCGCCTTCGGCACCTCCCTCCAGGGAGAATGTTAGGAGGCTCTTTAGCATAACCAACAAAATCTCCTTTAGAGGGGATTTTTTTTACATAAAAAACACCCTAGGTTTTAGGGTGTCGAAACAAAAGCTCAGTCGGCAATATTTTCGTTTTTTAAAAAATTGTTTTACTGAAATTAGCGTTTTTGATGTTGCGCAAAGGAAATGTAATTGTGCTCAGCGTCATAGAGGTGACATTGCTCGGTGATCGCTTTCATCAACTCCCAAGAAAATTTGGTTTCGTAGAGATATTCACCCCAATTTTGCTTGATGCTGGCGTAGGCTTTACGGAGATTGTAGGAGGGAATCCCTGTAGAAAGGTGGTGGGGCACATGGACATTGATGTCGTGGCAAAGGACTTCAACCCACTTGGGATAGTCGCAATGGACAGTTCCAGACAGTTGGGCGATCGCCTCATTCCATTTGTCCCGGTAGCTAAAGGGAATTTCCGGTACGGTGTGGTGCACGAGGGTAAAGGTGCTCATCCAGAAATGATAGCCAAGCCAAGGCATCAGCCAGAATTTT
It encodes the following:
- a CDS encoding GNAT family N-acetyltransferase, whose translation is MDQVWRDKFWVRDWQPGDRADAAKVIEQVLKEYGLPWEPEGADEELFNIETYYWQQGGEFWVIEQAGTIVGTAAYYPIPKGNKAVEIRKMYLLPEVRGQGLGKYLLEELEKAIANRGFAEIWIETVTVLKEAVQLYESQGYQPITDVETARCDLAYIKYLP
- a CDS encoding ammonium transporter — translated: MTFSFDSWFRGLSPRLSYPFRRQGRLLLLACMLPLLWQGVAIAQGSLGEIPPAVQVTLDTLWVVFAAMLVFFMNAGFAMLESGFCRAKNTVNILAKNLIVFALSSLAFWAIGFALMFGDGNAVLGWNGFFLTGADNSPLTGSAYSGIFSSLSWAGIPLYTKFFFQLAFAGTAATIVSGAVAERIKFASFVIFSLFLVGFSYGITGHWVWGGGWLATLGFYDFAGSTVVHSVGGWAALMGVILLGPRLEKFAGDRINAIPGHNMSTATLGGLILWLGWFGFNPGSTMAADPDAISHIIVTTNMAAAAGAIAATITSWIQFGKPDLSMIINGVLAGLVGITAACAYVNVPSAIVIGAIAGVIVVFSVLTFEGLRFDDPVGALSVHLVCGIWGTLAVGLFSVGGDIYPWYAADAGPSAGLLFGGGVAQLLSQFIGVVVVGMFTAGFSFAIWLVLELSMGLRVSKEEELEGLDIGEHGMEAYHRFFRE
- a CDS encoding response regulator, giving the protein MLMNIADKIVILHQAELQGNIWEKILHSQGLQSVILPFSVDLQGELLDLAAAQQSLPNLILLEQQLPSFDTAKFCQWMQSFEQPIPVILIAAQTRKVAPADRETAIANGAADLLPQFDLNSIAIEAVSGLKTVAKVLGNINIVNNTLVTCIMELKRELEAGQEFPVAPPAVSSNTPELKPPTPTVASPPPEAPAPKTRKYRGRDY